A stretch of Nilaparvata lugens isolate BPH chromosome 12, ASM1435652v1, whole genome shotgun sequence DNA encodes these proteins:
- the LOC111049917 gene encoding cathepsin O yields MAWGEFVKKLAIFGLLCLVIPVNIDKTNTKEERLLFEAYIKKYNKHYKNNTEEYHTRLRHFRNALENIDKLNSQHGKGDHAMYGLNEFSDLSPEEFSKRHLRKVSAEKIRSHSHTRRKPSADETTSKPLLKLPAGILPDKVDWRTKGVVTPVRNQKLCGACWAFCTIETMESMLAIKNGTLLSLSVQEVIDCAGYGNQGCNGGDICSLAQWLKDNKIKVTKEKIYPLTLQDGTCKIQKAVSGVQVSDYSCSSLVRNEDEMRRLLAFHGPLAVAVNALTWQFYVGGVVQFHCSGDPFELNHAVQIVGYDMTAPTPHYIVRNSWGPAWGDKGYVKIAIGDNVCGIANDVISLDVT; encoded by the exons ATGGCGTGGGGAGAGTTTGTAAAGAAATTAGCTATTTTTGGGTTATTATGTTTAGTTATACCTGTAAACATTGATAAAACCAATACAAAAGAGGAGCGTCTTTTATTTGAAGCGTACATTAAGAAATACAACAAGCATTACAAGAATAATACCGAAGAATACCACACTCGACTCAGACATTTTCGG AATGCTCTGGAAAACATCGACAAACTGAACTCACAGCATGGAAAAGGTGACCACGCAATGTACGGATTGAATGAATTTTCCGACCTTTCTCCGGAAGAGTTCTCCAAACGTCATCTCAGAAAAGTGTCAGCGGAAAAGATACGAAGTCATTCACACACTCGAAGAAAACCGTCCGCTGATGAAACCACTTCAAAACCGTTGCTCAAGCTTCCCGCCGGTATACTGCCTGACAAAGTAGATTG GCGAACTAAGGGAGTAGTGACACCAGTCCGTAATCAGAAGTTATGTGGTGCTTGTTGGGCTTTTTGTACAATTGAAACTATGGAATCCATGCTGGCAATTAAGAATGGAACTCTTCTCAGTCTCAGCGTTCAAGAG GTGATCGACTGCGCTGGATATGGAAACCAGGGATGTAATGGAGGAGACATCTGCAGTCTGGCCCAATGGCTGAAAGACAATAAGATCAAAGTGACCAAGGAGAAGATCTATCCACTAACATTGCAGGATGGAACTTGTAAAATACAAAA ggCTGTCTCTGGTGTACAAGTGTCAGACTATTCATGCTCATC ACTGGTCAGGAATGAGGACGAGATGCGTCGTCTGCTGGCGTTTCACGGGCCGCTGGCGGTGGCAGTGAACGCGCTGACTTGGCAGTTCTACGTGGGCGGTGTTGTGCAGTTCCACTGCAGCGGCGACCCCTTCGAGCTGAACCACGCTGTGCAGATTGTGGGATACGACATGACGGCTCCAACGCCACACTACATAGTGCGCAACTCGTGGGGTCCCGCCTGGGGCGACAAAGGCTACGTCAAGATCGCCATAGGCGACAATGTTTGTG